A single Micromonospora sp. CCTCC AA 2012012 DNA region contains:
- a CDS encoding NUDIX hydrolase — protein sequence MTDDEPVGIRAAGGVAWRPGARGVEVCLVHRPRYGDWSLPKGKLEPGEHPLLAAVREIAEESDVRAVPQVRLPTVRYRSEGRPKRVDYWSMRAVGEGGFQPGTEVDDIRWLPVDDAVRLVSYPHDAEVLRAFADLPEVTAVVALVRHAHAGRRGTWSGPDTGRPLDGTGRKQADALAPLVALVRPVRLLSASARRCVQTLDPAAALLDLPIEVVGDFDEPKPGQQPDECALAAAARLAELAGAGEPVAVCSQGKVLPGALERLAGRPGDWTTPKGGGWLLAFSADTLLAADRL from the coding sequence ATGACGGACGACGAGCCGGTCGGCATCCGGGCGGCGGGCGGGGTCGCCTGGCGACCGGGTGCCCGAGGGGTCGAGGTCTGCCTCGTGCACCGGCCCCGCTACGGCGACTGGTCGCTGCCGAAGGGCAAGCTCGAACCCGGTGAGCACCCGCTGCTCGCGGCGGTCCGCGAGATCGCCGAGGAGAGCGACGTACGGGCCGTGCCGCAGGTCCGCCTGCCCACGGTCCGCTACCGCAGTGAGGGCCGCCCGAAGCGGGTCGACTACTGGTCGATGCGGGCGGTGGGCGAGGGCGGCTTCCAGCCGGGCACCGAGGTCGACGACATCCGTTGGCTCCCCGTCGACGACGCCGTACGCCTGGTCAGCTATCCGCACGACGCCGAGGTGCTCCGCGCGTTCGCCGACCTGCCCGAGGTGACCGCCGTGGTGGCGCTGGTCCGGCACGCGCACGCCGGCCGCCGCGGCACCTGGTCCGGACCGGACACCGGCCGGCCGCTCGACGGCACCGGTCGGAAGCAGGCGGACGCCCTGGCCCCGCTGGTCGCCCTGGTCCGCCCGGTTCGCCTGCTCTCCGCCTCGGCCCGCCGCTGCGTGCAGACCCTCGACCCGGCCGCCGCCCTGCTGGACCTGCCGATCGAGGTGGTCGGCGACTTCGACGAGCCGAAACCGGGCCAGCAGCCGGACGAGTGCGCGCTGGCCGCCGCCGCCCGCCTCGCCGAGCTGGCCGGGGCCGGCGAGCCGGTCGCGGTGTGCAGCCAGGGCAAGGTGCTCCCCGGCGCCCTGGAACGCCTCGCCGGCCGCCCCGGCGACTGGACCACCCCCAAGGGCGGCGGCTGGCTGCTCGCCTTCTCCGCGGACACCCTCCTCGCCGCCGACCGCCTGTGA
- a CDS encoding HU family DNA-binding protein, which produces MNKAELIEALAVRLGDRKTATAALDAVLAEVQAAVTKGEKVAITGFGAFEKRVRGARTARNPRTGEAVKVKKTSVPTFRPGAGFKEMVASGKPPKAAAAAKKTVTAAKTTGTKATGAKATGAKATGTKATGAKATGAKATAAKKTTAAGTKAAPAKATRTTAATKKTAPATKSAAATKTTAAKKTTAATKSAAAKKTTATKSTASKSTAAKKAPAKKAPAKKAAAKR; this is translated from the coding sequence GTGAACAAGGCCGAGCTCATCGAGGCGCTCGCCGTTCGCCTGGGGGACCGGAAGACGGCGACGGCCGCGCTCGACGCGGTCCTCGCTGAGGTCCAGGCGGCGGTCACCAAGGGCGAGAAGGTGGCGATCACCGGATTCGGAGCGTTCGAAAAGCGCGTCCGGGGCGCCCGAACAGCGCGCAACCCGCGGACCGGCGAGGCGGTGAAGGTCAAGAAGACCTCCGTCCCGACCTTCCGCCCGGGTGCCGGATTCAAGGAGATGGTGGCCAGCGGCAAGCCGCCGAAGGCCGCGGCAGCCGCGAAGAAGACCGTCACGGCCGCCAAGACCACCGGGACGAAGGCCACCGGCGCCAAGGCGACCGGCGCGAAGGCCACGGGCACGAAGGCCACGGGCGCGAAGGCGACCGGTGCCAAGGCGACCGCGGCGAAGAAGACCACCGCGGCGGGCACGAAGGCCGCCCCCGCGAAGGCCACCAGGACCACGGCCGCCACCAAGAAGACGGCTCCGGCCACGAAGAGCGCGGCGGCCACCAAGACCACCGCGGCGAAGAAGACCACGGCGGCCACCAAGAGCGCCGCGGCGAAGAAGACCACCGCGACGAAGAGCACGGCGAGCAAGAGCACGGCGGCCAAGAAGGCGCCGGCGAAGAAGGCTCCGGCCAAGAAGGCAGCCGCCAAGCGCTGA
- the leuD gene encoding 3-isopropylmalate dehydratase small subunit, whose translation MDKFTVHTGTAVPLRRSNVDTDQIIPAVYLKRVTRTGFADGLFNAWREDPAFVLNDPAHSGASILVAGPEFGTGSSREHAVWALRDWGFRAVISPRFGDIFRGNALKEGLLPVELELKAVEEIWDRIEADPTTAVTVDLAAREVRVGEATWAFPLDDHSRWRLMEGLDDIGLTLRHEAEISAFEVTRPPFLPSVA comes from the coding sequence ATGGACAAGTTCACCGTGCACACCGGCACCGCGGTGCCGCTGCGCCGTTCCAATGTGGACACCGATCAGATCATCCCGGCCGTGTACCTCAAGCGGGTGACCCGGACCGGTTTCGCGGACGGACTCTTCAACGCGTGGCGGGAGGACCCGGCATTCGTTCTCAACGATCCAGCCCATTCGGGTGCGTCGATTCTGGTGGCGGGCCCGGAGTTCGGCACCGGGTCGTCCCGGGAGCACGCCGTCTGGGCCCTGCGCGACTGGGGCTTCCGCGCGGTGATCTCTCCCCGCTTCGGTGACATCTTCCGGGGCAACGCCCTCAAGGAAGGGCTGCTTCCGGTCGAGCTGGAATTGAAAGCGGTCGAGGAGATCTGGGACCGGATCGAGGCCGACCCGACCACTGCCGTGACCGTCGACCTGGCCGCCCGTGAGGTCCGGGTCGGGGAGGCCACCTGGGCGTTCCCGCTGGACGACCACAGCCGCTGGCGGTTGATGGAAGGCTTGGATGACATTGGACTCACCCTCCGGCACGAGGCCGAGATCAGTGCCTTCGAGGTGACCCGACCGCCGTTCCTGCCGTCCGTCGCATAG
- the leuC gene encoding 3-isopropylmalate dehydratase large subunit yields MVGVTQPRTLAEKVWDAHVVRSVAGEPDLLFIDLHLLHEVTSPQAFDGLRLAGRRVRRTDLTIATEDHNTPTGYADPAFRARRGDLLTIADPTSRTQIETLRRNCAEFGVRLHPLGDENQGIVHVIGPQLGLTQPGLTIVCGDSHTATHGAFGALAFGIGTSEVEHVLATQTLPQSRPRTMAVNVVGELAPGVTAKDLVLALIAQVGTGGGRGHIVEYRGEAIRNLSMEGRMTIANMSIEWGAKAGMIAPDETTFAYLKGRPHAPQGADWDAALEYWRTLPTDDGATFDAEVTLDASRITPFVTWGTNPGQGAPLDAAVPDPEEFVTEAERTAARRALEYMDLTPGTPLRDLAVDVVFVGSCTNGRLEDLRAAADVLRGHRVADGVRMLVVPGSAQVREAAEAEGLDKVFADAGAEWRFAGCSMCLGMNPDTLSPGQRSASTSNRNFEGRQGRGGRTHLVSPPVAAATAVAGRLAAPADL; encoded by the coding sequence ATGGTGGGAGTCACTCAACCGAGGACCCTGGCCGAGAAGGTCTGGGACGCGCACGTGGTGCGGTCCGTCGCGGGTGAGCCGGATCTGCTCTTCATCGACCTGCACCTGCTGCACGAGGTCACCAGTCCGCAGGCCTTCGACGGCCTGCGCCTGGCCGGCCGCCGGGTCCGTCGTACCGACCTGACGATCGCGACCGAGGACCACAACACCCCGACCGGGTACGCCGACCCGGCGTTCCGCGCCCGGCGCGGTGACCTGCTCACCATCGCGGACCCCACCTCCCGCACCCAGATCGAGACGTTGCGCCGCAACTGCGCGGAGTTCGGCGTACGGCTGCACCCGCTGGGCGACGAGAACCAGGGCATCGTGCACGTCATCGGCCCGCAGCTCGGCCTGACCCAGCCCGGCCTGACCATCGTCTGCGGCGACTCGCACACCGCCACCCACGGCGCGTTCGGCGCCCTCGCGTTCGGCATCGGCACCAGCGAGGTCGAGCACGTGCTGGCCACCCAGACCCTGCCGCAGAGCCGGCCCAGGACGATGGCCGTGAACGTGGTCGGCGAGCTGGCCCCGGGCGTCACCGCCAAGGATCTGGTGCTCGCCCTGATCGCCCAGGTCGGCACCGGCGGCGGGCGCGGCCACATCGTGGAGTACCGGGGTGAGGCGATCCGGAACCTCTCCATGGAGGGGCGGATGACCATCGCCAACATGTCCATCGAGTGGGGCGCCAAGGCCGGCATGATCGCGCCGGACGAGACGACCTTCGCGTACCTGAAGGGGCGGCCGCACGCGCCGCAGGGCGCCGACTGGGACGCGGCGCTGGAGTACTGGCGGACGCTGCCCACCGACGACGGCGCGACCTTCGACGCCGAGGTGACCCTGGACGCGAGCCGGATCACCCCGTTCGTCACCTGGGGCACCAACCCCGGTCAGGGCGCCCCGCTGGACGCGGCCGTGCCCGACCCGGAGGAGTTCGTGACCGAGGCCGAGCGGACCGCCGCCCGGCGCGCCCTGGAATACATGGACCTCACCCCCGGTACGCCGTTGCGGGACCTCGCCGTCGACGTGGTCTTCGTCGGTTCCTGCACCAACGGCCGGCTGGAGGACCTGCGGGCCGCCGCCGACGTGCTGCGCGGGCACCGGGTCGCCGACGGCGTACGCATGCTGGTGGTGCCCGGATCGGCCCAGGTGCGGGAGGCGGCCGAGGCGGAGGGGCTGGACAAGGTCTTCGCCGACGCGGGCGCCGAGTGGCGCTTCGCCGGCTGCTCCATGTGTCTGGGCATGAACCCCGACACGCTCTCCCCGGGGCAGCGCTCGGCCTCCACCTCCAACCGCAACTTCGAGGGGCGCCAGGGCCGGGGCGGACGCACCCACCTGGTCTCCCCACCCGTGGCCGCCGCCACCGCCGTGGCCGGCCGGCTGGCCGCCCCCGCCGACCTGTAG
- a CDS encoding IclR family transcriptional regulator, which yields MSGVGVLDKAVVILAACVDGASLAELVERTKLPRATAHRLAQALEIHRMLVRDTQGRWRPGPRLGELANAAPDVLLTAAEPLLAALRDATGESAQLYLRRADERICVAAAERASGLRDTVPVGSVLPMTAGSAAQILLAWEPPEAVMPLLPRSKFTGRTLAEVRRRGWAQSVAEREAGVASVSAPIRDRTGRVIASISISGPIERLGRRPGERHAMAVVRAGQRLSGL from the coding sequence ATGAGCGGTGTCGGCGTTCTCGACAAGGCGGTGGTCATCCTGGCCGCCTGTGTCGACGGCGCCAGCCTGGCCGAACTCGTTGAACGCACCAAGCTGCCCCGGGCCACCGCGCACCGGCTGGCACAGGCGCTGGAGATACACCGGATGCTGGTCCGGGACACCCAGGGGCGCTGGCGCCCCGGGCCCCGGCTCGGTGAGCTGGCCAACGCCGCGCCGGACGTGCTGCTGACCGCGGCCGAGCCGCTGCTCGCGGCGCTGCGCGACGCCACCGGGGAGAGCGCCCAGCTCTACCTGCGCCGCGCCGACGAGCGGATCTGCGTGGCCGCCGCCGAGCGGGCCAGCGGCCTGCGGGACACCGTCCCGGTGGGCTCGGTGCTGCCGATGACGGCGGGCTCCGCGGCGCAGATCCTGCTCGCCTGGGAGCCGCCCGAGGCGGTGATGCCGCTGCTGCCGCGGTCCAAGTTCACCGGCCGCACCCTCGCCGAGGTGCGCCGCCGTGGCTGGGCGCAGAGCGTCGCCGAACGCGAGGCCGGTGTGGCGAGCGTCTCCGCCCCCATCCGCGACCGGACCGGTCGGGTGATCGCCTCGATCAGCATCTCCGGCCCGATCGAACGCCTCGGCCGCCGCCCCGGCGAACGCCACGCCATGGCCGTCGTCCGCGCCGGCCAACGCCTCTCCGGCCTCTAA
- a CDS encoding fumarylacetoacetate hydrolase family protein: MRIARFAHAKGMSFGAVEGEPEAGPQGLTIAEIEGHPFGQIQFSGARWALSDVRLLSPILPSKVVCVGRNYAEHAAEHGSEVPKEPLLFLKPSTSVIGPRDAIRLPIFSKQVEHEAELAVVIGAPGARRADRAAAERAIFGYTCANDVTARDLQHSDGQWTRAKGFDSFCPIGPWITTGLDISDLEIRCEVGRNPEEMEVRQLGRTSDMVFDVAGLVSYISHVMTLLPGDVVLTGTPAGVSPLTEGDTVTVRIQGIGELTNPVVPVS; encoded by the coding sequence GTGCGTATCGCTCGTTTTGCTCATGCCAAGGGAATGTCGTTCGGGGCCGTCGAGGGCGAACCGGAGGCCGGGCCGCAGGGCCTGACCATCGCCGAGATCGAGGGCCACCCGTTCGGTCAGATCCAGTTCTCCGGCGCCCGCTGGGCGCTCTCCGACGTCCGACTGCTCTCCCCGATCCTGCCCAGCAAGGTCGTCTGCGTCGGCCGCAACTACGCCGAGCACGCCGCCGAGCACGGCAGCGAGGTGCCGAAGGAGCCGCTGCTCTTCCTCAAGCCCTCCACCTCCGTGATCGGCCCCCGGGACGCGATCCGGCTGCCGATCTTCTCGAAGCAGGTGGAGCACGAGGCCGAGCTGGCCGTGGTGATCGGCGCACCGGGTGCCCGCCGCGCCGACCGGGCCGCCGCCGAACGGGCCATCTTCGGCTACACCTGCGCCAACGACGTGACCGCCCGGGACCTCCAGCACTCCGACGGCCAGTGGACCCGGGCCAAGGGCTTCGACTCGTTCTGCCCGATCGGCCCGTGGATCACCACCGGCCTGGACATCTCCGACCTGGAGATCCGCTGCGAGGTGGGTCGCAACCCGGAGGAGATGGAGGTACGCCAGCTCGGCCGCACCAGCGACATGGTCTTCGACGTGGCGGGACTGGTGTCGTACATCTCCCACGTGATGACGCTGCTCCCCGGCGACGTGGTGCTGACCGGCACGCCGGCGGGGGTTAGCCCGCTGACGGAGGGGGATACGGTCACCGTACGGATCCAGGGGATCGGCGAGCTCACCAACCCGGTGGTCCCGGTCTCCTGA
- a CDS encoding 3-methyladenine DNA glycosylase, producing the protein MTAALAPAALDRADWQARRRAHEERVDAWLDPHLARRRTGAKHPVEDFLFTYYSHRPAQLRRWHPGAGVTLRDADPAEFGRDYRAGPAGLTLDTDGVRARRGDSLDWIRRLLAATAGRPAHLGCFGMHEWAMVYRQTQQEVRHNAWPLRLSPDETAAVVQERGVRCSHFDAFRFFTAPARPLNLLSPTRESQHALEQPGCLHANMDLYKWAYKLSPLVPSELVADCFALAREIRTLDMRASPYDLADLGYPPVRVETPEGRAEYAAAQRGFAERAAPLRARLLAAID; encoded by the coding sequence GTGACCGCCGCCCTCGCCCCCGCCGCCCTCGACCGGGCCGACTGGCAGGCCCGACGGCGGGCCCACGAGGAGCGGGTCGACGCCTGGCTCGACCCGCACCTGGCCCGCCGCCGCACCGGGGCGAAGCACCCGGTGGAGGACTTCCTCTTCACCTACTACTCGCACCGCCCGGCCCAGCTGCGCCGCTGGCATCCGGGCGCCGGCGTCACGCTGCGCGACGCCGACCCGGCGGAGTTCGGCCGCGACTACCGCGCCGGCCCCGCCGGTCTCACCCTCGACACCGACGGCGTACGCGCGCGGCGCGGCGACTCGCTCGACTGGATCCGTCGGCTGCTCGCCGCGACCGCCGGCCGCCCCGCCCACCTGGGCTGCTTCGGGATGCACGAGTGGGCGATGGTCTACCGCCAGACCCAGCAGGAGGTCCGGCACAACGCCTGGCCGCTGCGGCTGAGCCCGGACGAGACGGCGGCGGTGGTGCAGGAGCGGGGGGTGCGGTGCAGCCACTTCGACGCGTTCCGGTTCTTCACCGCGCCGGCCCGGCCGCTGAACCTGCTCAGCCCGACCCGGGAGAGTCAGCACGCGCTGGAGCAGCCGGGCTGCCTGCACGCCAACATGGATCTCTACAAGTGGGCGTACAAGCTCTCGCCGCTGGTGCCGTCGGAGCTGGTCGCCGACTGTTTCGCGCTGGCCCGGGAGATCCGCACGCTGGACATGCGGGCCAGCCCCTACGACCTGGCCGACCTGGGCTACCCGCCGGTGCGGGTGGAGACCCCGGAGGGTCGGGCGGAGTACGCCGCCGCGCAGCGCGGCTTCGCCGAACGGGCCGCCCCGTTGCGGGCCCGGCTGCTCGCCGCGATCGACTGA
- the arfB gene encoding alternative ribosome rescue aminoacyl-tRNA hydrolase ArfB: MDDGLRVSDRVLVPGAELRERFSRSSGPGGQGVNTTDSRVELSFDLAGSPSVPESLRARALDRLAGRLVDGVLTVAASEHRAQLANREAARERMTALLREAFAPPPKSRRPTRPSRGAKERRLAEKKRQSQRKRDRRVDGD; the protein is encoded by the coding sequence GTGGATGACGGACTGCGGGTGAGCGACCGGGTGCTGGTCCCCGGGGCGGAGTTACGGGAACGCTTCTCCCGCTCGTCCGGGCCGGGCGGCCAGGGCGTCAACACCACCGACTCCCGGGTCGAGCTGAGCTTCGACCTGGCCGGCTCGCCCAGCGTGCCGGAGTCGCTGCGGGCCCGGGCGCTGGACCGGCTGGCCGGCCGGCTCGTCGACGGGGTGCTGACGGTCGCCGCCAGCGAACACCGGGCGCAGCTGGCCAACCGGGAGGCCGCCCGGGAGCGGATGACCGCGCTGCTGCGCGAGGCGTTCGCCCCACCGCCCAAGTCACGCCGCCCCACCCGCCCCTCGCGGGGCGCCAAGGAACGCCGGCTGGCCGAGAAGAAGCGCCAGTCCCAGCGCAAACGCGACCGCCGGGTCGACGGCGACTGA
- a CDS encoding S1C family serine protease produces the protein MAVQTGLGEPRGPWFISPELDPDGRGRWDVPGSGRDGGGRGWRGRLLTAAAVVALSTVSGAAAGSWVAGRDAPGPAAASAAPVPAELVTAAGKTVPGVVSVMVGGASGSSASGSGFAIDHEQHIVTNDHILARGGGGPVTVEMPDGRRFTAEVVGREPASDLAVLKVPAAAGLAALPLAKPNSTRVGEPVLAVGSPLGLSGTVTAGIVSALNRQVRIGSGRHTAVQTDASINPGNSGGPLVNARGEVVGVNTAIATIDGSGSIGIGFAIPIDQVQQTADTIIGRGG, from the coding sequence ATGGCTGTGCAGACCGGACTGGGCGAGCCGCGCGGTCCCTGGTTCATCTCGCCGGAGCTGGATCCGGACGGGCGCGGGCGGTGGGACGTGCCCGGGTCGGGCCGGGACGGGGGCGGACGCGGCTGGCGCGGGCGGCTGCTGACCGCCGCCGCGGTGGTGGCCCTCTCCACCGTCTCCGGCGCCGCGGCCGGCAGCTGGGTCGCCGGCCGGGACGCGCCCGGGCCGGCCGCGGCCTCCGCCGCGCCGGTCCCGGCGGAGCTGGTGACCGCGGCCGGGAAGACCGTGCCCGGCGTGGTGTCGGTGATGGTCGGCGGCGCGTCCGGCTCCTCGGCGAGCGGCTCCGGCTTCGCCATCGACCACGAGCAGCACATCGTCACCAACGACCACATCCTGGCCCGGGGCGGTGGGGGACCGGTGACGGTCGAGATGCCGGACGGCCGCCGGTTCACCGCCGAGGTGGTGGGTCGGGAGCCGGCCAGTGACCTGGCGGTGCTCAAGGTGCCCGCCGCGGCCGGGCTGGCGGCGCTGCCGCTGGCGAAGCCGAACTCGACCCGGGTGGGTGAGCCGGTGCTCGCGGTCGGCTCGCCGTTGGGACTCTCCGGCACGGTCACCGCCGGTATCGTGAGCGCGCTCAACCGCCAGGTGCGGATCGGCTCCGGGCGGCACACGGCGGTGCAGACCGACGCCTCGATCAACCCCGGCAACTCGGGCGGACCGCTGGTCAACGCGCGGGGTGAGGTGGTCGGGGTGAACACGGCCATCGCCACCATCGACGGCAGCGGCTCCATCGGAATCGGGTTCGCCATCCCGATCGACCAGGTGCAGCAGACCGCCGACACCATCATCGGCCGCGGCGGCTGA
- a CDS encoding VWA domain-containing protein, producing MTWESPARLWLLLGVAALVVGYLAMQRRQSRYAVRFTNLRLLDRVAPRRPAWRRHVPAGLFLAMLALLVVGFARPNAEVRVPRERATVMVAVDVSTSMLAGDVDPDRLTAAKHAARRFADGLPDEFNVGLVAFAGSAAVVVPPSTDREALHEGIERLDEGITGVQGTAIGEAISTSLGAVKSLDSTAAKNPPPARIIILSDGANTSGMDPMEAAAQAVAVKVPVHTISFGTPSGTVDRGGRAIQVPVDGQTLKAVAEETGGGFHSASTSAELRAVYEDIGSSVGYRKERQDISARFIGLGLVLAMGAAAGSLRWFSRLP from the coding sequence ATGACCTGGGAGTCACCCGCCCGGCTCTGGCTGCTGCTCGGCGTCGCCGCCCTGGTCGTCGGCTATCTGGCGATGCAGCGCCGGCAGAGCCGGTACGCCGTTCGCTTCACCAACCTGCGGCTGCTGGACCGGGTCGCCCCGCGCCGTCCGGCCTGGCGGCGGCACGTCCCGGCCGGCCTCTTCCTGGCCATGCTCGCCCTGCTGGTGGTCGGCTTCGCCCGGCCCAACGCCGAGGTACGGGTGCCCCGGGAACGGGCCACGGTGATGGTCGCGGTCGACGTCTCCACCTCGATGCTCGCCGGGGACGTCGACCCGGACCGGCTGACCGCCGCGAAGCACGCCGCCCGGCGCTTCGCCGACGGCCTGCCGGACGAGTTCAACGTCGGCCTGGTCGCCTTCGCCGGCAGCGCGGCGGTGGTGGTGCCGCCGTCGACCGACCGGGAGGCGTTGCACGAGGGGATCGAGCGGCTCGACGAGGGGATCACCGGGGTGCAGGGCACCGCGATCGGCGAGGCGATCAGCACCTCGCTGGGCGCGGTGAAGAGCCTGGACAGCACGGCGGCCAAGAACCCGCCGCCGGCCCGGATCATCATCCTCTCCGACGGGGCGAACACCTCCGGCATGGACCCGATGGAGGCGGCGGCGCAGGCCGTCGCGGTGAAGGTGCCCGTGCACACCATCTCGTTCGGCACCCCGTCCGGCACCGTCGACCGGGGCGGGCGGGCGATCCAGGTGCCGGTGGACGGGCAGACCCTCAAGGCGGTCGCCGAGGAGACCGGGGGTGGCTTCCACTCGGCGTCCACCAGCGCGGAACTGCGCGCCGTCTACGAGGACATCGGCTCCTCGGTCGGCTACCGCAAGGAACGGCAGGACATCTCGGCCCGCTTCATCGGCCTGGGGCTGGTCCTCGCGATGGGCGCGGCGGCCGGATCCCTGCGCTGGTTCTCCCGGCTGCCCTGA
- a CDS encoding DUF58 domain-containing protein: MRRRAAPTLPPAAPGLADLAPDQRLRRLELTVTRRLNGMLHGQHHGLLPGPGSEIAGSREYRPGEDEVRRMDWAVTARTTVPHVREVDADRELTTWLLVDASPSMEYGTATLDKRELAVAAVAAVGFLTAGVGNKLGGQVLHPTGLRRFPARSGRTHLLGLLRALLAAPRTGGYDLDTAPLAPFTLIDGIDGVQRMATRRGLVVLVSDFLDGLPDDPAGAAPWEAGLRRLAARHQVLAVEVTDPRELELPDVGLITLVDPETGRRREVWTGDRALRERYAAAAAAQRDQVRRALRRSGAAHLALRTDRDWSADIVRHVHAQRRLAAAPAPARGGVG, from the coding sequence ATGAGACGCCGGGCGGCACCGACGCTCCCGCCCGCCGCACCCGGACTGGCCGACCTCGCCCCCGACCAGCGGCTGCGCCGGTTGGAGCTGACCGTGACCCGCCGGCTGAACGGGATGCTGCACGGGCAGCACCACGGCCTGCTGCCCGGCCCGGGCAGCGAGATCGCCGGCAGCCGCGAGTACCGGCCCGGCGAGGACGAGGTGCGCCGGATGGACTGGGCGGTCACCGCCCGGACCACCGTCCCGCACGTGCGGGAGGTCGACGCCGACCGGGAGCTGACCACCTGGCTGCTGGTGGACGCCAGCCCGAGCATGGAGTACGGCACCGCCACCCTGGACAAACGCGAACTCGCGGTGGCGGCCGTCGCGGCGGTCGGCTTCCTCACCGCCGGTGTCGGCAACAAGCTCGGCGGGCAGGTGCTGCACCCGACCGGGTTGCGCCGGTTCCCGGCCCGCAGCGGGCGTACCCATCTGCTGGGGCTGCTGCGGGCCCTGCTGGCCGCACCCCGCACCGGTGGGTACGACCTGGACACCGCCCCGCTGGCGCCGTTCACGCTCATTGACGGCATCGACGGCGTGCAGCGGATGGCGACCCGACGCGGCCTGGTCGTGCTGGTCTCCGACTTCCTCGACGGGCTGCCGGACGACCCGGCGGGCGCCGCCCCGTGGGAGGCGGGGCTGCGTCGGCTCGCCGCCCGCCACCAGGTCCTCGCGGTCGAGGTGACCGACCCGCGTGAGCTGGAACTGCCCGACGTCGGCCTGATCACCCTGGTCGATCCCGAGACCGGCCGGCGGCGCGAGGTGTGGACCGGCGACCGGGCCCTGCGGGAGCGCTACGCGGCGGCCGCCGCCGCCCAGCGCGACCAGGTACGCCGGGCGTTGCGCCGCTCCGGGGCCGCCCACCTGGCCCTGCGCACCGACCGGGACTGGAGCGCGGACATCGTCCGGCACGTGCACGCCCAGCGCCGGCTGGCCGCCGCGCCGGCCCCGGCCCGGGGAGGTGTCGGATGA
- a CDS encoding AAA family ATPase — translation MTDISDTLASVPSPADADASGIELEQTLFEVKRVIVGQDRLVERLLTALIADGHCLLEGVPGVAKTLAAQTLATVVGGTFSRIQFTPDLVPSDIVGTRIYRASTETFDVELGPIMANMVLADEINRAPAKVQSALLEAMAERQVSIGGRSWPVPDPFLVLATQNPIESEGVYQLPEAQRDRFLMKVVVDYPSDADELAILYRMSADRPSPRQVLDPARLRELQRRAGHVFVHHALAEYVVRLILATRDPGRFGLPELAPLLAYGASPRATLGLVAAARAQALLRGREYVLPEDVRELAADVLAHRLVLSFDAVADGVSAEAVVHRLVDAVPPPRIVTGHPEVAPDLAAA, via the coding sequence GTGACGGACATCTCGGACACCCTGGCCAGCGTGCCCAGCCCGGCCGACGCCGACGCGAGCGGCATCGAGCTGGAACAGACCCTCTTCGAGGTCAAACGCGTGATCGTCGGGCAGGATCGGCTCGTCGAGCGCCTGCTCACCGCCCTCATCGCCGACGGGCACTGCCTGCTGGAGGGGGTGCCCGGGGTCGCCAAGACCCTGGCGGCGCAGACCCTCGCGACCGTGGTCGGCGGCACCTTCTCCCGGATCCAGTTCACCCCCGACCTGGTCCCCTCCGACATCGTCGGCACCCGCATCTACCGGGCCTCCACCGAGACGTTCGACGTCGAGCTGGGCCCGATCATGGCGAACATGGTGCTCGCCGACGAGATCAACCGGGCCCCGGCGAAGGTGCAGTCGGCGCTGCTGGAGGCGATGGCCGAGCGGCAGGTCTCCATCGGCGGGCGCAGCTGGCCCGTCCCCGACCCGTTCCTGGTGCTGGCCACCCAGAACCCGATCGAGTCGGAGGGCGTCTACCAGCTCCCCGAGGCGCAGCGCGACCGCTTCCTGATGAAGGTCGTGGTCGACTACCCGAGCGACGCCGACGAGCTGGCGATCCTCTACCGGATGAGCGCCGACCGGCCCAGTCCCCGGCAGGTGCTCGACCCGGCCCGGCTGCGGGAACTCCAGCGCCGGGCGGGCCACGTCTTCGTCCACCACGCCCTCGCCGAGTACGTCGTCCGGCTCATCCTCGCCACCCGGGACCCGGGCCGGTTCGGGCTGCCCGAGCTGGCGCCGCTGCTGGCGTACGGGGCCAGCCCGCGGGCCACCCTCGGCCTGGTCGCCGCCGCCCGCGCCCAGGCCCTGCTGCGCGGCCGCGAGTACGTGCTGCCCGAGGACGTCCGGGAACTCGCCGCCGACGTGCTGGCGCACCGGCTGGTGCTCTCCTTCGACGCGGTGGCCGACGGGGTCTCCGCCGAGGCGGTGGTGCACCGGCTGGTGGACGCCGTGCCGCCGCCCCGGATCGTCACCGGGCACCCCGAGGTGGCACCCGACCTGGCGGCGGCATGA